The segment CGTTAAGAAACTGGATAATACCGGGATTACTGGAAGTTTTGGCATCTAATAAACATCTAGGTTTTCCCTTAAGAATTTTCGAGATTGGCGATGTGGCTATAGTAGACGAAACTCAAGAGACTAAAACAAGGATTGAAAGACGTTTGGGAGTTGTTATTTATTCCGAGGAAGCGACTTTGACTGATGCAATGGTATACATTAAAGCTCTTTTCAATAGTTTAGGAATAAACTATAAAGTTATTGAGCACGATCATCCAAGCTTCATAGAAGGACGATGCGGGAAAATTATCGTAAAAAATAGAGATGTTGGCTTTTTGGGAGAAATACATCCGGAAGTTATAATAAACTTTAACTTGGAAGCGCCAATAGCTGCCTTTGAGCTGAATTTAACAGCTATTTTAGACCTATTTTTCTAACCTTAGCTTTAAATACTAGCTATGCTGAAAAAATTTGAACCATTATGTATAAAGAAGCTATTCTTACAGCTGAAAAGCATTACAATTCTCTTATGGAAAACGATTACAAAACATGGCTCGAAACATTATCTAAAGATATAAAAGAAAATGCCGATATAAAAGGAAGTACGGCTTATTTTTGGTGGGAAACCGGAAGAAGATACGTCGAAAAATATGGCGTTCGCTACGAATTTCATAAAATAGATGCAAGATATAGCAGCAAAAATCGCGTGAAGATCTTTTTTAAACGGTTGAACCCTGATGGTAGTTTGAGAGGTAGTCCTGTTCCAATTGTTCTAATCGTGGAAAATCATGAATGGAAGGTTGTGCAGGCTAGCTATTAATGTTTCTTAATTTATTTATATTCTTTAATCATTATCTATTGCTGAAATGCCTGAAACAACTAAAATACATAGACTGCGAGTAAACAAGAATGTCGAGCTGGTAGCTTTAGGTCTTTATTTTAGAGATAAGGGTTTACTAGCCGTCGCCGATTTGCATATAGGATATGAGGAGGCGTTAGCAGAGCAGGGGATTCATGTTCCTGTAAGCCAATATCCTAAAATGAAAAATCTTCTTAGGTATATTATTGAAACAGTTGACCCTGAGAAGATAGTCATTGTTGGAGATGTAAAGCATGAGTTTGGTTCTGCGCTTAGACAAGAATGGGTTGAAACTCTTGATCTTCTAGATTTTTTAAAAGAGAATACAAAGGAAGTAATTGTAGTTAGGGGTAATCACGATAATTTTCTCATACCAATTCTTAAAAAGAAAGAAGTCCCCCTATACGATCCAAGCTATGCCTATGATAATATACTATTTATTCACGGTCATAAACCAGTCAATGTTGATATCTATAGAGGGAATATCGAAACTATCGTAATGGGACATGAGCATCCTGCTGTAGCGCTTAGAGATGATTTGGGTGTTAAAATAAAATTTAAATGCTTGCTTAAAGGTGTGTTTGAGGAGAAAAATCTCTTTGTCTTACCCGTATTCTCACCTTTATTAACGGGTACCGAAGTTAATGTCGTAGAAAAAGAACAGCTTTTATCTCCATTATTGAAAACAGTCGATCTTGAAAATTTTGATGTTTATATAACGGATTTAGATGCGGGGATATACTTTTTCGGTAAAATCGGTTTTTTGCGAAATTTACTATCTTTAACAGAGTATTAGAGATTACCTATTATCTTCATGCCTTCAAAATTTTCTCATATACTTCTCTTTTTACTGAAACTTCTTTTCCACAGTGATGACATTTATAAATAACTTCCTTGGCTCTTTCCTCTACTATATTTTTTAATGGTCTTCCGCAAAAACATACAAACCCCCTTAACTTTGCGGGATTTCCTATAACAAGCCCATGCGGAGGGACGTTCTTGGTTACTACAGCGCCAGCTCCAACCATGGCATATTCCCCTATGGTAATACCGCAAATTATCGTAGCATTTGCGCCTATCGACGCCCCCTTCTTGATCTGCGTGGGTATTACTTCCCAATCTCTACTAAAAGCCCTAGGATAGAGATCGTTTGTGAAAACGGCATAAGGACCTATGAACACGTCATCTTCTACAATAACGCCTTTGTATAGGGAAACTCCATTCTGTATTTTAACGTTATTGCCAACAATCACTCCTACGTCTATGTAGACGTCTTTCCCTATGTTACAGTTCTTTCCTATTTTTGCGCCACTTCTTACGTGGGCAAAGTGCCATATTCGCGTTCCCTCACCAATTTCAGCTCCTTCTTCGATTACTGCTGTTGGATGAACATAATACTTGTTTTTGGACATATTTTATAGTAAATTTCATTAAATATATAACATTATTAGTTGTAATACTGCAAGAAAAGCAATAGGTGGATTGATAAATTGATCAAAAAAGCAATAGTGTTAGCGGCTGGAGAAGGAACAAGGCTGAGACCTTTAACGCTTAGCAGGCCTAAACATTTGATCCCCTTAGCTGGTAAGCCTATAATATACTGGATTCTTAAATCGCTTTCAAACGCTAGAATTAAAGAAGTTGGTGTAATAGTAAATTATAAAGCTGACATGATTAAAGCCTACATTGAACAACTCGATTTTAAACTGAGATACGATTTCATTTATCAGAGAGAATTAAATGGAACTGCTGGCGCATTGGAAGTAGCGAAAGATTACCTAGATTTTGAAAATTTTCTTCTAGTATATGGAGATGTTATAACGGATACTAAGAACATCGTAAAAATGATCGATATTTTTGAAAGTGAAAAGTTAGATGGAGTAGTGCTTGGTGTTAGATCCAGCGCTCCCTGGGAGTACGGAGTTATTAAAATGAATAACGATGGTTTTATGCTTGAAATAATTGAAAAACCCCCGCGCGGGAAAGAGCCTTCAGATGTTATAAATGGTGGTGTTTACGTCTTTACGCCTAAAATAATTGAACTATTAGATAGCGTAAAACCATCAATCAGGGGGGAAAAAGAGCTTACCGATGCTCTGCAAATGTTGGCGCGGCGTGGAAAAGTATACGTATATCGTGCTTTTAAAGAGAATTGGTTTGATGTAGGCAGGCCTTGGGATTTGCTTGATGCGAATGCGTATTTACTGTCTAGATTAGGACAGAAGCTGAGCAGGAAAATAAGTAACAAGCGAATTATCATACGCCCCCCTGTTTATCTTGGCAAAAACATAGAAATTGGAGAAGGCTCGATTATAGGTCCTAACGTAGCTATTTATGACAACGTAAAAATTGGCAAATTTTCTGAAATATCAAACTCTATAATAATGCAAGGAACAAAAATAGGTAGTAATGTATCGATAAAGCATAGCATAGTTGGAGAAAATGTTGTTATTGGAGATAATGTTCGATTTTTGCATACACGTGGAGATAAAAAGACCATAAAAGTGTATATAA is part of the Thermoproteales archaeon genome and harbors:
- a CDS encoding metallophosphoesterase, which produces MPETTKIHRLRVNKNVELVALGLYFRDKGLLAVADLHIGYEEALAEQGIHVPVSQYPKMKNLLRYIIETVDPEKIVIVGDVKHEFGSALRQEWVETLDLLDFLKENTKEVIVVRGNHDNFLIPILKKKEVPLYDPSYAYDNILFIHGHKPVNVDIYRGNIETIVMGHEHPAVALRDDLGVKIKFKCLLKGVFEEKNLFVLPVFSPLLTGTEVNVVEKEQLLSPLLKTVDLENFDVYITDLDAGIYFFGKIGFLRNLLSLTEY
- a CDS encoding N-acetyltransferase; amino-acid sequence: MSKNKYYVHPTAVIEEGAEIGEGTRIWHFAHVRSGAKIGKNCNIGKDVYIDVGVIVGNNVKIQNGVSLYKGVIVEDDVFIGPYAVFTNDLYPRAFSRDWEVIPTQIKKGASIGANATIICGITIGEYAMVGAGAVVTKNVPPHGLVIGNPAKLRGFVCFCGRPLKNIVEERAKEVIYKCHHCGKEVSVKREVYEKILKA
- a CDS encoding NTP transferase domain-containing protein; this translates as MIKKAIVLAAGEGTRLRPLTLSRPKHLIPLAGKPIIYWILKSLSNARIKEVGVIVNYKADMIKAYIEQLDFKLRYDFIYQRELNGTAGALEVAKDYLDFENFLLVYGDVITDTKNIVKMIDIFESEKLDGVVLGVRSSAPWEYGVIKMNNDGFMLEIIEKPPRGKEPSDVINGGVYVFTPKIIELLDSVKPSIRGEKELTDALQMLARRGKVYVYRAFKENWFDVGRPWDLLDANAYLLSRLGQKLSRKISNKRIIIRPPVYLGKNIEIGEGSIIGPNVAIYDNVKIGKFSEISNSIIMQGTKIGSNVSIKHSIVGENVVIGDNVRFLHTRGDKKTIKVYIKGREVDSGRFELGSVIGDRTRISSNCVLKAGTIIFNDIIV